From Streptomyces fungicidicus, one genomic window encodes:
- a CDS encoding DUF397 domain-containing protein, with protein sequence MQTIRWRRSSHSGDSSNCVEIATTPATVRIRDSKDPSGPRLGFSPTTWVSFLTHITK encoded by the coding sequence GTGCAGACCATCCGCTGGCGCAGGTCGTCCCACAGCGGCGACAGCTCGAACTGCGTGGAGATAGCCACCACCCCCGCCACCGTCCGCATACGCGACTCGAAGGACCCCTCAGGCCCCCGGCTGGGCTTCTCCCCCACCACGTGGGTCTCCTTCCTCACGCACATCACGAAGTGA